The bacterium genome segment ATCGATCTACGCCGGCGCGAACGTCGAGAACGCGTCGTTCGGGCTTACCCAGTGCGCGGAGCGGGTCGCGATGCAGACGGCCGCCGCGGCCGGGCACGTGCGCATTCGGGCCGTGGCGATCGCGGGAGCCGCCGGCATCTCGCCCTGCGGCGCCTGCCGCCAGGTGATGGCCGAATTCGGCGTGCGCACGGTCGTGATCGCCGCGGAGGGATCCGCGCCGGCCGTCGTGACGTTCGCGGACCTGTTGCCGCATCCGTTCGGCGCCCGGAACCTACAAGCGGCGAGGCCGCAACGCGCGCGTCCGAGTCTTCGTACACGCGCGCCGTCCGGCGGTCGCCGTCGACTGCGTCATGCCGGTTTATAAAGTCGCAGCCGTCGTTCTTCGGCACCAGCCCGTGGGCGAAGCCGACCGGGTGTTGACGCTGTTCACTCTGGAGTACGGCAAACTGCGTGTTTCCGCCCGCGGCGTGCGCAAGACGACGAGCCGCCTCGCCGGCAGGGTCCAGCCGTATACGGAAGGCCGATTTCTGCTGGCGCGCGGCCGCACGCTCGACGTCGTCGCCCAGGCGGAAGTCGTCCGGTCCTTTGCCGGGCTGCAGCAGGACCTGCTGCGGAGCGCCTATGCCGCCTACGTGGCGGAGCTGGTCGACCGGTTTCTCCCGGAACGGGACCGCCATGCCGAGGTCTTCGCGGCGCTCGTGGACGCGCTCGGCGTGATCGATACCGCGGGCGAAGACGAGGCCGAGGTCTACGCGCTGTGGTTCTCGCTGCGCCTCGCCGACAGCCTCGGCTACCGTCCGGAGTTGGACCGCTGCCTGGCCTGCGGCCGCGCGCTGCCGTCCGGCGCCCCGTCGGGCGATCCGGACGCGGTCCCCGCGGCGCGAGGGGGCGCCGGATGGGCGTTCAGCCCGGCCGCGGGCGGCGCGTTGTGCCCCGCGTGCGCGGCCGGTGAGACGTCGGCCGTCCGGGTCGCGCCGGGTGTGCTCGCGACCGGCGCCTACCTCCTCCGCGGCACCGCCGAGCACGCGCGGCGCCTCCGCGTCCCGGAGCGTCAGCGACGGGCGCTGGCCGCGCTGGTGCAGGCGCACCTGGAATACCACCTCGACGGCCGCCTGCGCGCCCCCGCCGTGATCGCGCGGCTTCGTCAGGCGGGCCGTGGTAAGATAGACGCGGAGGTGGTCCCATGGAAGTCGATCTCGAACGGGCGAAGCGGGCGCTGATCCACTTCGGATCGGCGATGGAGGAGGCGCAGGGCGTCGTCCGCAACGGAAGGCCCGGCGTGGTGCGCTTCCACACCGATGACAAGGTGCTGGAAATGCCGCTCACCTGGGCCGCGGCCGGGCTCGCGGCGTTCGCGCTCGCCAGCATGCTGACGCAGCTGCCGTCGTTCCGGAGAGTGCGCGAAGAAGAGCCGCTCGGCATCGGATAGCCGCACCCGCGTGACGTTTCAAGAACTCCTCATCAGCCTGGAGCGATTCTGGGCATCGCAGGGCTGCGTGATCGCGCAACCCTATGATGTTGAGGTCGGCGCCGGGACGATGCATCCGGCGACGTTCCTCCGCGCGCTCGGTCCCGAGCCGTGGCGCGCGGCGTACGTGCAGCCGAGCCGCCGTCCGGCGGACGCCCGGTACGGGCAGAATCCGAACCGCCTCTACCAGCATTATCAGTACCAGGTGATCCTGAAGCCGTCGCCGGACGACGTGCAGGATCTCTACGTCCAAAGCCTTCGCGCCGCGG includes the following:
- a CDS encoding cytidine deaminase, yielding MVHRSPDYRPLIRAARAARARAYAPYSRFPVGAAALTSDGSIYAGANVENASFGLTQCAERVAMQTAAAAGHVRIRAVAIAGAAGISPCGACRQVMAEFGVRTVVIAAEGSAPAVVTFADLLPHPFGARNLQAARPQRARPSLRTRAPSGGRRRLRHAGL
- the recO gene encoding DNA repair protein RecO produces the protein MPVYKVAAVVLRHQPVGEADRVLTLFTLEYGKLRVSARGVRKTTSRLAGRVQPYTEGRFLLARGRTLDVVAQAEVVRSFAGLQQDLLRSAYAAYVAELVDRFLPERDRHAEVFAALVDALGVIDTAGEDEAEVYALWFSLRLADSLGYRPELDRCLACGRALPSGAPSGDPDAVPAARGGAGWAFSPAAGGALCPACAAGETSAVRVAPGVLATGAYLLRGTAEHARRLRVPERQRRALAALVQAHLEYHLDGRLRAPAVIARLRQAGRGKIDAEVVPWKSISNGRSGR